CGTGTCTCAATTTCACCAATCAACCACTCGAACGCTTCGTTGTTCAGTCGGAACTCTTCAGCCACGTACTTTGTGCAGAGCGTCGAGCGGACGAGACATTGGAACAGCAAGGTGGCGTTTTCGTTTGCCTGTTTCGATAAACGATCCGTACCGGCCACAATCACACAGCGCTGCAGCAGATCACGCACGCCCTGAATTACCTTCAGCGGGGACAGATCCGTTGGCAAACGTTTGTTGATGTGGAAAATTTTCTGCACATTCCATATCATGCGTTGCAAGTTGCAGGGCAACACAACTTTCGAATCGCCGTTCGGGAAGATTTGCCGTAGTGCCTCTCGATCGCGCAGCAACTGCTCATATTCGGCTTCGATCTCCTGGATGACGGAGGAAGATTCGGTGAGCTCCTTGATGACATCCTCATTAAAGATTCGCCTCAACGTACGTTCATTGGTCGGGTCGAATCGATACCGTTTCTCAAACACTTTGTTCGAGAGCTTGATGGTGGGTAAATTCTGGAACTCGACCGTCTCGCCGCACAGTCCATCCTCTCCGTAACGCAACTGGATAAGCTGTCCAACCGAATTACGCACAGTTCCGTCGTAATTTACCATCACTGACTCCATAGCCTTTATCAAACGACGCTGGATGTAACCGGTTTCGGCCGTTTTGACAGCAGTATCGATCAGACCTTCACGACCACCCATAGCGTGGAAGTAGAACTCGGTGGGTGTCAAACCAGCAAGGTACGAATTTTCCACGAAACCTCGTGATTCGGGACCGTAATCGTCTTTGATGAAGTGGGGAAGTGTGCGTTTGCGGAAACCGAATGGAATACGCTTACCTTCAACGTTCTGCTGTCCGACACAAGCAATAACCTGTTGGAAGAATTTTTTTGCGATTtagtgatatttttttttttgttttgtcattaGAACGGCCAGGTCGTTTCGACCTATTTTTaacacgtagccggatagtccgtccttgctacgggagattggtcgGGATGAGTCCAACTTAAgtccggttcgttcgtgtgcagaatggcgccgctaccatcatgccaccgggccgttCGATTTAGTGACATATATTAGAAGAAAATATTCATCTGAAAACCTACCTGAGAAATGTTAATGTTGGAACCCTTGGAACCGGAAACGACCATAGCTTTCAGATTGTTGTACTCCGTAAGGGACTTCTTGGCCGAGCCACCAGTTTTGTCACGAGCATCGTTCAGAATACGGTTCACCTGATTTTCGAACGTCTGACGCAACGTATTACCCGGCGTCGGTTCCAATTCCATGTTGTGCGCCTTCTGGATCACGCCTATCACGTCCTCCTTGGCTTTCTTGATAGCGCGCTGAATTTCGGCGTAGGTCTGCGGATCAGCAATCGTGTCACCAATACCAATGCTGTGACCCTCCAGCAGCAACCAGTTGTTAACGACCGTTTGAATGTTGCCATAAAACCGACCAGCTATTTCGTGTCCCAGCTCGAGAAACACAATATGCAGCAGCGATCCCGCCGATGTACCGAGTGTCTTCTTGCAGAGAATGCCCATTATCAGATCACCATGTTCGACCATGACTTTCGTGTCACCCGGCGAAATCCACTTGTACGGACCATCGTCCTCCTCGTCCGGGTGTGTGGAATGCGTACGAATCATGTTCACGTTGCCCGGAATGATCAGTGTAAAGATCTGTTTACCCGTCCACAATGGTTTCGGCTTCAGAATGCAAGGCTGTGGCATTTTGCCGTCCCACGTTGGTAAGAACATGAGCAAATTCATCATCTGCTCCTTTTCGATGAACACATCACGCTTGGTCATTTTACGGACCGCCGTCAACGTATCCTGCACAATACCCATGACGGGTTTGTTGGCCTGCGGCGTAATGATCTGTCGTGGAGTAATGTGAATATTCTCGATCTCTGCACGCGTTTCCATTGACTGCGGCACGTGCAGATTCATCTCATCACCATCGAAATCGGCATTGTACGGTGAGGTACAGCTAAGATTCATCCGGAAGGTGGACCACGGCAGCACCTTCACACGATGCCCCATCATACTCATTTTGTGCAGCGTAGGCTGACGGTTGAAAATGACCAGATCGTCATCGCGCAAATGACGCTCTACTTTGTAACCGCACTGCAAATGCAGATCAGATGATTTCGGGTGAAAACGTAAATCGATACGTTCGCCATTGTCGCGCACAATGTACTTGGCGCCCGGGTACTGTGAGTTACCACGGCGCACCAGCTCCTGCATCCGATCGATGTTGAACGGTGTCACCAGCTCCGGGAAGGTCATGTTTTGCGCAACGGATCGGGGCACACCGACCTGATCGATACGCAGATTCGGATCGGGCGTAATGACAGTACGGGCCGAAAAATCCACACGCTTTCCCATCAAGTTACCACGAATACGGCCTTCCTTACCCTTCAGACGTGCTTTGATCGCTTTCAGCGGTTTGCCACTCTTTTGCATCGCTTTTGGCATGCCGGGCATATCGTTGTCAACCAGCGTTGCTACGTGGAACTGTAGCATTTTGATATTTTCCGCAATGACGTGTGCTGCCGCACCGGTTGATTCGTTTTTCTTCAGCTCGTTGTTTGCTTTGATGATGTCGGACAGCTTGTGTGTTAAATCGTCCTGATTCTTCGTGGCACCGAACATAACGACAGCCGGTCGTACGGCCAACGGTGGAACCGGCAGTACCGTGATTATCATCCAATCGGGACGAGCGAACTTTGGATCCATACCGAGCACGAAGCATTCGTCGTCGGTGATGTGCTTCAAAATTTCGTACACCCGTTCTGCCGACACCTGGATCTTTTTCTCCTGGTTCTCATCGTTAACTTCTTTCCACTCGGCCATTAAGTCCAGTCCGGTACGCCGAATGGATGGCTGATAGTGACCACAACCTCCGTGGCCCTGCTTTTTGGTGCCTTCGGGTAAGGGTTCCTTGGTCATGTCCATATCTTCACCACCTTCgcaaattttctttcccttgcaCAGATCATACACATATGCAAGGCGCTTGCGAGGTTGGCCTTTCGACTTCAGGACAATCTCTTTGATCTTAGGATTCTGCGGCGAAACGAGCATTTTGGAGCAGTAGAAGCATACACAACGCAAAATTTTAATCGTCTTCGTGATGAACCCAATGTGAAACACCGGTTTGGCAAGATCGATGTGTCCGAAATGTCCCGGGCATTCGGTCATGTTGCCTGCACACGTCTGACAGCGTGACGTACGCTCAATCACACCCTGCCGTGGGTCCATTAGACCGCACAGTTTCGGCCGACCACCTTCCATCGTTTCCGCGTACTGTATACCGCCTTCCGTTACCGACATCCGACGGATTTCATCGGGCGACAGGATGCCGAACTGTACGCGCTTCACCGTGCGCAATGGCGCCTTCGAATCTCCACTCATTTTAACGCCGTTTTATACGTTTTGCACCGAATGgaagtttttttctgttagaAAAA
This Anopheles marshallii chromosome 3, idAnoMarsDA_429_01, whole genome shotgun sequence DNA region includes the following protein-coding sequences:
- the LOC128711032 gene encoding DNA-directed RNA polymerase II subunit RPB1 is translated as MSGDSKAPLRTVKRVQFGILSPDEIRRMSVTEGGIQYAETMEGGRPKLCGLMDPRQGVIERTSRCQTCAGNMTECPGHFGHIDLAKPVFHIGFITKTIKILRCVCFYCSKMLVSPQNPKIKEIVLKSKGQPRKRLAYVYDLCKGKKICEGGEDMDMTKEPLPEGTKKQGHGGCGHYQPSIRRTGLDLMAEWKEVNDENQEKKIQVSAERVYEILKHITDDECFVLGMDPKFARPDWMIITVLPVPPLAVRPAVVMFGATKNQDDLTHKLSDIIKANNELKKNESTGAAAHVIAENIKMLQFHVATLVDNDMPGMPKAMQKSGKPLKAIKARLKGKEGRIRGNLMGKRVDFSARTVITPDPNLRIDQVGVPRSVAQNMTFPELVTPFNIDRMQELVRRGNSQYPGAKYIVRDNGERIDLRFHPKSSDLHLQCGYKVERHLRDDDLVIFNRQPTLHKMSMMGHRVKVLPWSTFRMNLSCTSPYNADFDGDEMNLHVPQSMETRAEIENIHITPRQIITPQANKPVMGIVQDTLTAVRKMTKRDVFIEKEQMMNLLMFLPTWDGKMPQPCILKPKPLWTGKQIFTLIIPGNVNMIRTHSTHPDEEDDGPYKWISPGDTKVMVEHGDLIMGILCKKTLGTSAGSLLHIVFLELGHEIAGRFYGNIQTVVNNWLLLEGHSIGIGDTIADPQTYAEIQRAIKKAKEDVIGVIQKAHNMELEPTPGNTLRQTFENQVNRILNDARDKTGGSAKKSLTEYNNLKAMVVSGSKGSNINISQVIACVGQQNVEGKRIPFGFRKRTLPHFIKDDYGPESRGFVENSYLAGLTPTEFYFHAMGGREGLIDTAVKTAETGYIQRRLIKAMESVMVNYDGTVRNSVGQLIQLRYGEDGLCGETVEFQNLPTIKLSNKVFEKRYRFDPTNERTLRRIFNEDVIKELTESSSVIQEIEAEYEQLLRDREALRQIFPNGDSKVVLPCNLQRMIWNVQKIFHINKRLPTDLSPLKVIQGVRDLLQRCVIVAGTDRLSKQANENATLLFQCLVRSTLCTKYVAEEFRLNNEAFEWLIGEIETRFQQAQVNPGEMVGALAAQSLGEPATQMTLNTFHFAGVSSKNVTLGVPRLKEIINISKRPKAPSLTVFLTGGAARDAEKAKNVLCRLEHTTLRKVTANTAIYYDPDPQRTVIAEDQEFVNVYYEMPDFDPTRISPWLLRIELDRKRMTDKKLTMEQIAEKINAGFGDDLNCIFNDDNADKLVLRIRIMNEDNKFQESEEENMDKMEDDMFLRCIEANMLSDMTLQGIEAIGKVYMHLPQTDAKKRIVITPEGEFKPIGEWLLETDGTSMMKVLSERDVDPVRTYSNDICEIFSVLGIEAVRKSVEKEMNNVLQFYGLYVNYRHLALLCDVMTAKGHLMAITRHGINRQDTGALMRCSFEETVDVLNDAAAHAEVDPMRGVSENIILGQLPRMGTGCFDLLLDAEKCKLGMEIPHTSILGGTGMFFGSAATPSMTPWQQSATPGYGGWSPSGPASGMTPGGPSFSPSAQSDASGMSPSSWSPIRGSPSSPGPSMSPYPPSSPSMSPSYSPSSPNYAQNSPGGASPSYSPTSPHYSPPSPQYSPGSSNYSPSSPNIHSATQNYSPTSPGYSPMSPMHQTSTSNFPSPGYSPTSPNYSPTSPSYSPSSPVFSPTSPSYSPSSPSYSPTSPSYSPTSPSYSPTTPKFTPVTPSYSPSSPNFSPTSPRYSPTSPRYSPTSPSYSPSSPNYSPTSPSYSPTSPSYIGSPHYTPASPQYGQTSPNYSPTSPSYSPSSPQHSPGSSSNHYSIGSSSYSQTPAPYSPNMSSYSPSSPRYSPTSPVYTSSSPTYSPSSPAYSPTPQGYSPSSPASPTYSPTSPSYDDSNED